A portion of the Streptomyces sp. NBC_01335 genome contains these proteins:
- a CDS encoding ABC transporter permease, with product MLTRVLAGLRTRWVTFAGSFVALALGTGLVAATGLALAATLDAPERGPERFAAAPVVVKGADTLRVATPNGVRTRPLARPRPVPPALVARLAALGPTVEDRTFPVAFPSGGGPYAETEVVGHPWSISAATPYRLTSGRAPSAADEIVAATGPDSSVRPGDRLLVLFPGATGPDATGPGLTARGATGPDATGPGLTARGATGPDATGPGLTARGATAPDATVPDATAPGSAGRSVTVVGTVAASGFETALFFTDAEAARISPPVDAVVVHADPGAVTAEVDAAARADGRQWQQGSGDGQSADEPRPSVLTGDARRRADPDPDRDKEALASVNALLGTAAGITAFVSAAVVASTFSFAVAQRRREFGLLRTAGATPGQIRRTVYAEAALVGVLASAAGCGWGRAAAPRLAAWMVDRGIAPAWFATGDRTWPLHLAFWTGLAVAVAGSAVSAHRAGRTGPTQALREAAVDDGTMPLLRWVLATLVVGTGIGLLVTALVFDPGQLLKRKTFLTQPMVLIAGCALLAPALVPPAVRLLTLLPAELPGACGLLARENASSAVRRTAAVAAPVLITVALAAVLMGTTGTLAEAKESEALTRTSAEFVVTAEDEQRPLPKEFVDRATGIPGARVSASRSTGVTVLEEGVALVSYEAAAVDPDAFAAVSALPVAAGFLAALDDDGIVVTQEWLTTKVGERVTVRLGDGREASLRIAAVLRTGTGDHGVLLSARNAAGAPVDRLDITVAPGADRTAVVAALRAAGRATGTEVTTARAWATAHHPRTRETTRLGLLMVLAIALLCTGIALVNTLVMATSDRSRDFAVLRLAGATTGQVLRIVAVEALVVVGVGAVLGALVAAIDLGTGWGALALLGVRTGVVVPWAVLGAVLGSASLIAVVAAVLPAAWALRGRPVEAVGGRE from the coding sequence ATGCTGACGCGCGTCCTGGCCGGGCTGCGGACCCGCTGGGTCACCTTCGCCGGCTCCTTCGTCGCCCTCGCCCTCGGCACGGGCCTCGTGGCGGCCACCGGCCTCGCCCTGGCCGCCACGCTCGACGCTCCGGAACGCGGCCCCGAGCGGTTCGCGGCGGCGCCGGTGGTGGTCAAGGGTGCCGACACGCTCCGGGTCGCCACGCCCAACGGCGTACGCACCCGGCCGCTCGCCCGGCCCCGGCCCGTACCGCCCGCCCTCGTGGCCCGGCTGGCAGCGCTCGGGCCGACCGTCGAGGACCGCACGTTCCCCGTGGCCTTCCCGTCCGGGGGCGGCCCGTACGCGGAAACCGAGGTCGTCGGGCACCCGTGGTCGATCTCCGCCGCTACCCCCTACCGGCTGACCTCGGGGCGCGCCCCCTCGGCGGCGGACGAGATCGTCGCGGCGACCGGCCCGGACTCCTCCGTACGCCCGGGGGACCGGCTGCTGGTGCTGTTTCCGGGCGCCACGGGACCAGACGCCACGGGACCCGGCCTCACGGCCCGAGGAGCCACGGGACCAGACGCCACGGGGCCCGGCCTCACGGCCCGAGGAGCCACGGGACCAGACGCCACGGGGCCCGGCCTCACGGCCCGAGGAGCCACCGCCCCCGACGCGACGGTTCCCGACGCCACCGCCCCCGGGAGCGCCGGCCGGAGCGTGACGGTGGTCGGCACCGTCGCGGCGTCCGGGTTCGAGACGGCGCTGTTCTTCACCGACGCGGAGGCAGCACGGATCTCGCCGCCGGTCGACGCCGTGGTCGTCCACGCCGACCCCGGAGCCGTCACCGCCGAGGTGGACGCGGCTGCACGGGCCGACGGGAGACAGTGGCAACAGGGCTCGGGGGACGGGCAGTCGGCCGATGAGCCCCGGCCGTCGGTGCTCACCGGCGACGCGCGCCGCCGTGCCGACCCGGACCCCGACCGCGACAAGGAGGCCCTCGCCTCCGTCAACGCCCTGCTCGGCACCGCCGCGGGCATCACCGCCTTCGTCTCGGCCGCCGTGGTCGCGTCCACCTTCTCCTTCGCGGTGGCCCAGCGGCGGCGGGAGTTCGGACTGCTCCGCACGGCGGGCGCCACCCCCGGGCAGATCCGCCGGACCGTGTACGCCGAGGCGGCCCTGGTCGGTGTACTGGCCTCCGCCGCCGGATGCGGGTGGGGCAGGGCGGCGGCGCCCCGTCTCGCGGCCTGGATGGTGGACCGGGGGATCGCCCCCGCCTGGTTCGCGACCGGCGACCGGACCTGGCCGCTGCACCTCGCCTTCTGGACCGGACTGGCCGTGGCGGTGGCCGGCTCGGCCGTCTCCGCCCACCGCGCCGGACGCACCGGGCCGACCCAGGCGCTGCGCGAGGCGGCCGTCGACGACGGAACCATGCCGCTCCTCCGGTGGGTGCTGGCAACGCTCGTCGTGGGCACCGGAATCGGGCTGCTGGTGACGGCACTGGTCTTTGACCCGGGGCAGCTCCTCAAGCGCAAGACCTTTCTCACGCAGCCCATGGTGCTCATCGCCGGATGCGCCCTCCTCGCCCCCGCCCTGGTACCGCCTGCCGTCCGCCTGCTGACCCTGCTGCCCGCCGAACTGCCGGGAGCCTGCGGTCTGCTGGCCCGGGAGAACGCCTCGTCCGCCGTCCGCAGGACCGCCGCCGTCGCCGCGCCCGTCCTCATCACGGTGGCCCTGGCCGCCGTCCTCATGGGAACGACCGGGACCCTCGCGGAGGCCAAGGAGTCCGAGGCGCTGACCCGTACCTCCGCCGAGTTCGTCGTCACCGCGGAGGACGAACAGCGGCCCCTGCCGAAGGAGTTCGTGGACCGCGCGACCGGGATTCCCGGTGCGCGGGTCAGCGCCTCCCGCTCCACCGGGGTCACCGTCCTCGAAGAGGGCGTCGCCCTCGTCTCCTACGAGGCGGCGGCGGTGGACCCCGACGCCTTCGCGGCCGTGTCGGCCCTGCCGGTCGCCGCGGGCTTCCTCGCCGCCCTGGACGACGACGGCATCGTGGTCACCCAGGAGTGGCTGACCACGAAGGTCGGCGAGCGGGTCACCGTCCGGCTGGGCGACGGCCGGGAGGCGTCCCTGCGCATCGCGGCCGTGCTGCGTACCGGAACCGGGGACCACGGCGTCCTGCTCAGCGCCCGCAACGCCGCCGGGGCGCCGGTGGACCGGCTCGACATCACGGTGGCGCCGGGCGCCGACCGGACGGCGGTCGTCGCGGCGCTCCGCGCGGCCGGCCGGGCCACCGGGACCGAGGTGACGACGGCGCGCGCGTGGGCCACCGCCCACCACCCCCGCACCCGGGAGACCACCCGGCTGGGGCTGTTGATGGTGCTCGCCATCGCCCTGCTCTGCACGGGGATCGCGCTGGTCAACACCCTGGTGATGGCGACCTCGGACCGGTCCCGCGACTTCGCCGTACTCCGGCTGGCCGGGGCGACCACCGGCCAGGTGCTGCGGATCGTGGCCGTCGAGGCGCTGGTGGTGGTCGGGGTGGGGGCGGTACTCGGCGCGCTCGTCGCCGCGATCGACCTGGGCACCGGGTGGGGTGCGCTGGCCCTGCTCGGCGTGCGCACGGGCGTCGTGGTGCCGTGGGCGGTGCTCGGCGCGGTGCTCGGCAGCGCCTCGCTGATCGCGGTGGTCGCCGCCGTACTCCCGGCGGCGTGGGCGCTCCGGGGCCGGCCGGTGGAGGCGGTCGGCGGGCGCGAGTAG
- a CDS encoding aminoglycoside phosphotransferase family protein, translating into MDTGQLLGSGRSADVYALDDSWVLRRYRDDADTTPELAVMSYLSAFGFPVPRIGPPAEGAGPGDLVMQRLTGPTMAEALTAGSLDARQGGEMIAGLLRELHTLPPRLSPDPEVRILHLDLHPENVMLTGRGPVVIDWSNTTEGSPGTDRAMSALILAQVSLTPGFPAAEGVGLLLTALLDAMAGDGPVTDEDLAGAVARRASDPYLSAAEQAVLGEAAALVAAHGG; encoded by the coding sequence ATGGACACTGGTCAGCTACTGGGGTCGGGACGCAGCGCCGACGTGTACGCACTCGACGACTCCTGGGTCCTGCGCCGCTACCGCGACGACGCCGACACCACCCCCGAGCTGGCGGTGATGTCCTACCTCTCCGCGTTCGGCTTCCCGGTACCGCGCATCGGGCCGCCGGCCGAGGGGGCGGGCCCCGGCGATCTCGTGATGCAGCGGCTGACCGGCCCCACCATGGCCGAGGCGCTCACGGCCGGCTCCCTGGACGCCCGGCAGGGCGGCGAGATGATCGCCGGGCTGCTGCGGGAGCTGCACACGCTGCCGCCGCGCCTCTCCCCCGACCCGGAGGTCCGCATCCTCCATCTCGACCTGCACCCGGAGAACGTGATGCTGACCGGGCGCGGGCCGGTGGTGATCGACTGGAGCAACACCACCGAGGGTTCGCCCGGGACGGACCGCGCCATGTCGGCCCTGATCCTGGCGCAGGTCTCCCTCACCCCCGGCTTCCCGGCGGCGGAGGGGGTGGGCCTCCTGCTCACCGCGCTGCTCGACGCCATGGCCGGCGACGGCCCGGTCACCGACGAGGACCTCGCCGGGGCCGTCGCCCGCCGCGCGTCGGACCCGTACCTCTCCGCCGCCGAGCAGGCCGTCCTGGGCGAGGCTGCGGCGCTGGTGGCCGCGCACGGGGGCTGA
- a CDS encoding SigE family RNA polymerase sigma factor: MRKSRVEDFREFAASCAGQLYRSAALLTGGDVHLAEDLVQETLGRMYMLWGRVHRIDNPAAYAQTVLVRAFLTHRRRRSAGERPLAELPDTAPTPAGADPALRMTLIDALDRLAPKDRAVVVLRYWEDRSVEQTAEALRTSPAAVRTRCVRALARLRTMLGGSLAEFATH, translated from the coding sequence ATGAGGAAGTCGCGGGTCGAGGACTTCAGGGAGTTCGCGGCGAGCTGCGCGGGCCAACTGTACCGATCGGCCGCGCTGTTGACCGGCGGCGATGTGCACCTGGCAGAGGATCTCGTTCAGGAGACCCTCGGCCGGATGTACATGCTGTGGGGCCGTGTCCACCGGATCGACAATCCGGCGGCGTACGCCCAGACGGTGCTCGTCCGCGCCTTCCTCACGCACCGCAGACGCCGCTCCGCCGGTGAACGCCCGCTCGCGGAGCTGCCGGACACCGCCCCCACCCCCGCCGGGGCGGACCCCGCGCTCCGCATGACGCTGATCGACGCCCTCGACCGGCTCGCCCCGAAGGACCGGGCGGTGGTGGTGCTGAGGTACTGGGAGGACCGCAGCGTCGAGCAGACCGCCGAGGCTCTCCGGACCAGCCCGGCAGCCGTAAGGACCCGGTGCGTACGGGCGTTGGCCCGGCTGCGCACCATGCTCGGCGGCAGCCTCGCCGAGTTCGCGACGCACTGA